From a single Lonchura striata isolate bLonStr1 chromosome 13, bLonStr1.mat, whole genome shotgun sequence genomic region:
- the OSGIN1 gene encoding oxidative stress-induced growth inhibitor 1, whose amino-acid sequence MLPDGKMYPLVTRPSNRSGLKTLPVVIIGNGPSGICLSYLLSGYTPYFKRHALHPNPILQRKLEEAPEVSVLDQDLEYLSEGLEGRSHSPVALLFDTLQRPDTDFGGTAESVLTWWHEPDRAIPHLVLGRNAPGGAWHSIEGSMVTLSRGEWMGLPDLPFKEWLKQKRRGLKNNRATAEDIAQYYQHYVMKKGLQKNFRCGTVVTSVKKVSAESISSHTQKDLQEDSDSLWNSNERSAEVFQVDGFFKSVEGDKEPFSIYAENVVLATGTYDNPTWLGVKGENLSYVHHQLSALEEAVKNNSVGIMTDPVLIVGAGLTAADAILFAHHCNIPVIHVFRRRVTDPGLIFNQLPKTMYPEYHKVHQMMKEQTAACAGPYEHYISLPEHHVLSFGKDKKCIFQDKNGCQKAYKISMALVLTGSNPNLSFLPNDGIDLALDSDQPVNPKRNPIDVDPFTYECTQEKGLYALGPLAGDNFVRFVQGGALAVASSLLKKANKNPP is encoded by the exons GGAATGGACCTTCAGGAATCTGTCTCTCATACTTGCTGTCAGGTTACACCCCTTACTTCAAAAGACACGCTCTTCATCCTAATCCcattcttcagagaaaactggaAGAGGCACCAGAAGTCTCTGTTTTGGACCAG GATCTGGAGTATCTGTCTGAAGGCTTGGAGGGACGGTCCCACAGCCCTGTGGCTCTCCTGTTTGATACTCTGCAGCGCCCAGACACAGACTTTGGTGGGACAGCAGAATCTGTGCTCACCTGGTGGCATGAGCCTGACAGAGCCATCCCCCACCTGGTCCTTGGCAGAAATGCTCCTGGAGGGGCCTGGCAC TCTATAGAAGGCTCTATGGTTACCCTGAGCAGAGGGGAATGGATGGGACTCCCAGACCTCCCTTTCAAAGAATGGttaaagcaaaagagaag AGGCCTCAAAAACAATAGAGCCACAGCAGAGGACATTGCTCAATATTACCAACACTATGTGATGAAGAAAGGACTGCAGAAGAATTTCAGATGTGGCACTGTTGTGACCTCTGTGAAGAAAGTGAGTGCAGAGAGCATCTCCAGCCACACCCAGAAAGATCTTCAGGAGGATAGTGACTCACTCTGGAACTCAAATGAAAGAAGTGCAGAGGTCTTTCAGGTGGATGGATTTTTCAAAAGTGTGGAAGGTGATAAAGAGCCCTTCTCCATCTATGCAGAGAATGTGGTCTTGGCTACAGGAACCTATGACAATCCTACCTGGCTCGGGGTCAAGGGAGAAAACCTTTCCTATGTCCACCACCAGCTGTCTGCCCTAGAAGAAGCAGTGAAGAACAACAGTGTTGGCATCATGACAGATCCAGTCTTGATTGTAGGTGCTGGTCTGACAGCTGCTGATGCGATTCTCTTTGCTCACCACTGCAATATTCCAGTAATCCACGTTTTTCGGAGACGAGTCACTGATCCGGGCCTTATTTTTAACCAGCTCCCCAAAACTATGTACCCTGAATATCACAAAGTCCATCAGATGATGAAAGAACAgacagctgcctgtgctgggccctACGAGCACTACATCAGCCTCCCTGAGCATCACGTGCTCTCCTTTGGCAAGGACAAGAAATGCATCTTTCAAGACAAGAACGGCTGTCAGAAAGCTTATAAAATTTCCATGGCTCTTGTTCTAACTGGCTCAAACCCCAACCTCTCCTTTCTGCCAAATGATGGCATCGACTTGGCATTGGACAGTGACCAGCCAGTCAATCCAAAGAGGAATCCCATAGATGTTGATCCATTCACCTATGAATGCACTCAGGAGAAAGGGCTCTATGCTCTGGGACCTCTAGCAGGAGATAACTTTGTACGCTTTGTGCAGGGAGGGGCTCTGGCTGTTGCCAGCTCTCTGTTAAAGAAAGCCAACAAAAATCCCCCCTAA